One stretch of Candidatus Melainabacteria bacterium DNA includes these proteins:
- a CDS encoding response regulator transcription factor, whose product MPKVLIVEDDLVFSYLIQHHLELNHYLSEAVKTGKEGLKHLDSGAYDLAILDWMLPDMLGVEVCKQFRSNGGSIPILLLTSKNSSEEKAIGLDSGADDYLVKPFDPTELMARLRALLRRPVGFTGKMLKVQDVEMDTSTFRVTRAGKEVDLALKEIAILELLMRHPNQRFTAEALLRRVWRSDASASVETVRTHMKTLRKKLNDSNESPLIRTTRHLGYRIVDND is encoded by the coding sequence ATGCCCAAGGTTCTGATAGTTGAGGACGATCTAGTATTTTCATACTTGATCCAGCATCATCTCGAACTGAATCATTACTTATCTGAAGCAGTCAAGACGGGGAAAGAAGGGCTTAAGCATCTCGACTCGGGGGCATACGATCTTGCAATTCTGGACTGGATGCTGCCCGACATGCTCGGCGTCGAGGTCTGCAAACAGTTTCGTTCCAATGGCGGTTCAATACCAATTCTGTTACTGACTTCCAAGAACAGCTCCGAAGAAAAAGCGATCGGTTTAGATTCAGGCGCAGACGACTATCTTGTCAAACCTTTCGATCCTACAGAACTAATGGCACGGCTTCGAGCATTGCTTCGCCGTCCTGTCGGGTTCACAGGCAAAATGCTCAAGGTGCAAGATGTTGAAATGGATACATCCACATTTCGAGTCACCAGAGCCGGCAAAGAAGTAGACCTGGCTTTGAAAGAAATCGCCATTCTAGAGCTTTTAATGAGACACCCGAATCAACGGTTTACGGCTGAGGCTCTGCTTCGACGAGTGTGGAGATCTGATGCCTCGGCTTCAGTGGAAACAGTGCGTACACACATGAAGACACTTCGAAAGAAGCTGAACGACAGCAACGAAAGTCCTCTCATTAGAACAACCCGGCATCTCGGGTACAGAATCGTCGACAACGACTAA
- a CDS encoding XRE family transcriptional regulator, whose protein sequence is MSQAAKKGKAANPEAELLHDLGEVVRKRRLALDLSQEELASRAGVHRTYLSDIERGARNITITVLARLADALEVKVSRLFRLTEQNK, encoded by the coding sequence ATGTCTCAAGCTGCAAAAAAGGGCAAAGCTGCCAATCCAGAAGCAGAGTTACTTCATGATCTCGGTGAAGTTGTAAGAAAGCGCAGACTGGCCCTGGATCTATCACAAGAAGAATTGGCAAGCAGAGCCGGTGTACATAGAACTTATCTTAGCGATATCGAGAGAGGCGCTCGCAACATAACTATCACCGTCCTGGCCAGACTGGCAGATGCGCTCGAAGTAAAAGTCTCGAGACTGTTCAGATTGACTGAACAAAACAAGTAG